One window of Triticum dicoccoides isolate Atlit2015 ecotype Zavitan chromosome 5A, WEW_v2.0, whole genome shotgun sequence genomic DNA carries:
- the LOC119300269 gene encoding probable prolyl 4-hydroxylase 7, with protein sequence MPPLLLLLLAALALALAPALPHAAAGEGGGFYDPARVTQISWRPRAFLYSGFLSHAECDHLIKLAKGRLEKSMVADNESGKSVMSQVRTSSGTFLSKREDEIISGIEKRVAAWTFLPEENAESMQVLHYEVGQKYDAHFDYFSDKKNVKRGGHRVATVLMYLTDVKKGGETVFPIAEGRDLQHKDETWSECARHGLAVKPRKGDALLFFSLHVNATTDPSSLHESCPVVEGEKWSATKWIHVRSFDNPPDVMTDARCSDDNEQCPRWAAIGECYKNAKYMVGTKDTLGLTSEHL encoded by the exons ATGCCGccgctcctcctgctcctcctcgccgCCCTCGCGCTCGCGCTCGCCCCGGCCCTCCCCCACGCCGCCGCCGGAGAGGGCGGCGGGTTCTACGACCCGGCGCGCGTCACCCAGATCTCCTGGCGCCCCAG GGCGTTTCTCTACAGCGGCTTCCTCTCGCACGCTGAGTGCGACCACCTCATCAAGCTG GCCAAGGGGAGGCTGGAGAAGTCGATGGTGGCGGACAACGAGTCCGGGAAGAGTGTCATGAGCCAGGTGCGCACAAGCTCCGGCACCTTCTTGTCCAAGCGCGAG GATGAAATTATCTCTGGAATTGAAAAGCGTGTAGCTGCTTGGACGTTTCTGCCTGAAG AAAATGCCGAGTCAATGCAGGTTCTGCATTATGAAGTTGGTCAGAAGTATGATGCCCACTTCGATTATTTTAGTGACAAAAAGAACGTGAAGCGTGGTGGTCATCGAGTTGCCACTGTTCTTATGTACCTGACAGATGTGAAGAAGGGTGGAGAGACCGTGTTCCCAATTGCTGAG GGAAGAGATTTACAACATAAGGATGAAACGTGGTCGGAGTGCGCGAGACATGGCCTGGCAG TGAAGCCAAGAAAAGGCGATGCGCTACTGTTCTTCAGTCTCCACGTTAACGCGACAACAGATCCGAGCAGTCTTCACGAGAGCTGCCCAGTAGTCGAGGGCGAGAAGTGGTCTGCCACAAAATGGATTCATGTCCGGTCATTCGACAACCCTCCAGATGTTATGACGGACGCACGGTGTTCTGATGACAATGAGcaatgccctagatgggctgctatTGGGGAGTGTTACAAGAATGCAAAATACATGGTGGGCACGAAAGACACCCTTGG TTTGACCTCTGAGCATCTTTGA
- the LOC119303629 gene encoding uncharacterized protein LOC119303629: protein MILSRTARGGCPMALIPSTTGALASPEDRRGESRGAEASDGYGGAERWCIALHCISRRNKQELLQYIMLGLDGCCGVTREGEGGLDLGLSCSKHCYLRRF, encoded by the exons ATGATCCTTTCCAGGACAGCGCGAGGAGGGTGCCCAATGGCCCTGATCCCATCCACAACAG GGGCGCTGGCAAGTCCGGAAGATCGCCGGGGCGAGAGTAGGGGCGCGGAAGCTTCCGACGGTTATGGTGGGGCAGAGAGatggtgcattgcattgcattgcatctcaAGAAGGAACAAACAAGAGCTACTACAATATATTATGCTGGGTCTGGATGGATGTTGTGGTGTAACTAGGGAGGGGGAGGGTGGCCTGGACTTGGGACTATCTTGTTCTAAGCACTGCTATTTAAGAAGGTTTTAA